TCACCCGTCCAAAAGACGAAGATCTGGAATTGATGGATACGGATCCGCTTGCCGTGCGTGCGGAAGCTTACGACATCGTTCTGAATGGATACGAAGTAGGCGGCGGTTCCATGCGGATTTTCAAACGCGAGATCCAAGAGAAAATGTTTGCGGCTCTGGGTATGTCGCCGGAAGTGGCGCATGACAAATTCGGTTATCTTATGGACGCGTTTGAGTATGGCACTCCTCCACATGGCGGAATCGCCTTTGGGTTGGACCGTTTGGTGATGCTGCTTGCCGGACGCACGAACTTGCGTGAAACGATTGCGTTCCCGAAAACGGCAAGCGCAACAGATCTGTTGATGGACGCTCCTTCCCAGGTGGACGGAGGACAGCTGGAGCAGCTGCATATCAAACTCGCCAAGAAACCGGGCGACGAGAAATAAGTCCGTTGTTCTTGATAAAGGAGGTTGCTTGAATTATGCTGCACCAATTTTCCCGTACGGAATTAGCCATTGGTCCTGAGGGCCTTGAAGTGATGAAGAACAGCACGGTAGCCGTGCTGGGTATCGGCGGCGTGGGAGGCATTGCGGTGGAAGCCCTCGCCCGTTCCGGGGTAGGCCGTATCATTCTGATCGACAAAGACGTTGTGGATATCACCAACATCAATCGGCAGATCCATGCCCTAACGACCACGGTAGGTCAGAAGAAAGCAGACCTGATGGTTGAACGTGTCAAACTGATCAATCCGGAATGTGAAGCGATCGCCCTGAACATGTTCTACACCGAAGAGACGTATGAAGAGTTGTTTAAATTCGATCTGGATTATGTGATTGATGCGTCGGATACGATCATTTATAAAGTACATCTGATCAAGGAATGCCTGCGGCGCGGGATTCCTATCATCTCCAGCATGGGGGCAGCCAACAAAATGGACCCCACGAAGTTCCAGGTAGCCGACATCTCCAAAACGTCCATGGATCCGATTGCCCGTATCGTACGCACCAAGCTGCGCAAAGACGGCATCAAGAAAGGGGTCAAGGTCGTATTCTCACTAGAGGAGCCGATGAAACCCCGCCAGGACGTTACGGAGAAGATCGTACCCGAGAATGCCCCTGAAATCCGGAAAGCGAAGCAGCCTCCGGCAAGCAATGCATTTGTTCCGCCAGTGGCCGGACTGATTATGGTCAGCGTAACGGTCAGAGAACTGCTCGAAAAGGGTGGCGTTTCGTTATAATGATCCAGTAAAACTCGGATTGAGAAAACGATAGACAAGCGGAAGGCAGGACGAAACGCGCCTTCGACCAAAACATAGAGTGGTTAATAAAACGCAGTGTCCAAAGCAATGGACGCTGCGTTTTTTATGGTCATCGCCGAAGCGAGTATGAATGGAAAACCAGCACCATGAAATTCCTGTGACAGAGCTTTGCTAGTATATTCGTACC
Above is a window of Paenibacillus sp. FSL K6-1330 DNA encoding:
- a CDS encoding tRNA threonylcarbamoyladenosine dehydratase, translating into MLHQFSRTELAIGPEGLEVMKNSTVAVLGIGGVGGIAVEALARSGVGRIILIDKDVVDITNINRQIHALTTTVGQKKADLMVERVKLINPECEAIALNMFYTEETYEELFKFDLDYVIDASDTIIYKVHLIKECLRRGIPIISSMGAANKMDPTKFQVADISKTSMDPIARIVRTKLRKDGIKKGVKVVFSLEEPMKPRQDVTEKIVPENAPEIRKAKQPPASNAFVPPVAGLIMVSVTVRELLEKGGVSL